The DNA segment GTCCATTTGTTTTTTTAGAACTACTGCCGCTGCATTTCTTGCGGGTAATGAACGTGCTTCACCACCACTTCGGGATGGCCAGTGATTCATAAACAGCGCAATTTTTTCATTGTCTAAGAAGCCTGTAACTACAAGAATGTCACGAGTATATGATCTCTTTCCGTCGCGGTATATTTTAACTTCTTTTTTTAGAGAGTGGGTAGGCGTAAATCTTCTTTTTTGATAGATGATTGCTACATCAATTCCTCTGGCATCATAGGAATTATAGTGTATGATTCCATAATCATATTTTGCCAAAGCAGGTTGTTTAATTAAATCTTGGATTACCTGCCTGTTTTCAACTTCAATAAGACCTACGATTACTGGGGCAGACTTGGTATACTGCGCACCCATTTCTGAAATCACTTTTGCTTGGTTGGCTAACTTAATGTTGTAGTTTTTACTATTCCAATTTTTTGAACTGTTAGCCGTAAAATCATCGGCGAGAATTTGTGGTCGAATTACCTTTTTTCCTTTTAATAAAGCATCGCTCCATCCACCGCGATAGTTTTCAGTCGTATCCAGATATTTCAGGGAATCCAAAGGAACGCTTCTATGAAATGCTGGATTGGTTATGTCTTTGGTTCCATCAATATAATCGGCAGACGCAATGGTATCCCACAGGTTCTCAACATTCAAAAAACCGACGGTCGCAACTTTTCTCAATTGGCCTTTCTGTGCGAAAGAAAAACTGAAAATCATTAAAAGTAAAATACTTATAAATTTTTTCATTTCAATTTTGCTAATAGTTATCATACAAAGCTACTAATAAAATATTGACACCTGTTCAATTTTCGTTGAAGGTTAATTTACCTTTTATTTTGAGAGGTAATATGTTAAAAAAAATTAAAGTCTTGTTATATTTCCTAGCTTTGTGTTAATTAAGTTATCTAATTGATTAAAAGTAATAAAAAGCAAAAATAGATTACACCATGATTAAAAAACTGTACTTAATCTCTTTGTTTACGCTGCTTCCTGCAACTTATTCCTTTGCGCAAACTACGGTTTATGCGTACCTTAAAGATGCGGATGGGAAGCCAGTAGAAGCGGCTGAGATCGATTTGAAAGGATCAGGAAAGGATTTAAAAGCCGACAAAATTGGATATTTCCAGTTTGTTGATCTTAAGTCCGGTCATTATCAGATTATCATCACAAAACCAACTTTCGAAACAAAAGTGATGGAGTTTGACGTGAGCGAGGAAAAGAGGAAAGATTTGGGCGTAATTACTCTTTATTCCAATTTAATAGGTG comes from the Chryseobacterium sp. SNU WT5 genome and includes:
- a CDS encoding endonuclease translates to MKKFISILLLMIFSFSFAQKGQLRKVATVGFLNVENLWDTIASADYIDGTKDITNPAFHRSVPLDSLKYLDTTENYRGGWSDALLKGKKVIRPQILADDFTANSSKNWNSKNYNIKLANQAKVISEMGAQYTKSAPVIVGLIEVENRQVIQDLIKQPALAKYDYGIIHYNSYDARGIDVAIIYQKRRFTPTHSLKKEVKIYRDGKRSYTRDILVVTGFLDNEKIALFMNHWPSRSGGEARSLPARNAAAVVLKKQMDSVRLNDSSTKLFAMGDFNDDPVSSSLKNYLKAAQTVKDLSPEAPYLNLMYPLFKKGVASLAYQDAPNLFDQIIVSGNLLSDKVGEGYSIYKTEIFAPPYLINREGNWKGYPLRSWNGDTFTGGYSDHFPAFVVLQREIK